A stretch of the Vibrio gazogenes genome encodes the following:
- the vasI gene encoding type VI secretion system-associated protein VasI gives MKLRISRSVMSLATLMLFPAVAAIAATGPQMPKPEVLTKPEQLVEQANQCRSVSERLERLRCFDRVFETPLHLTPVKAQKIGASESWLHAMDSLAKLGEGQMMHLTEQGDDAWLILLASNPASRFANDQKPVLMMSCIHRISRVELALPSEIPDARAKVTIQRETQYWRSDDAGLLLSSGRGMPAISLMRIMANKDNTVLRSNSKVIDGLTFDTSGLSDALKPLRTRCDW, from the coding sequence ATGAAATTAAGAATTTCTCGCTCAGTCATGAGCTTGGCGACACTGATGTTATTTCCCGCGGTTGCAGCGATAGCCGCAACCGGCCCCCAAATGCCGAAGCCGGAGGTTTTAACCAAACCGGAGCAGTTAGTTGAACAGGCAAATCAGTGTCGGAGTGTCTCGGAGCGTCTGGAAAGATTACGTTGTTTTGATCGCGTGTTTGAAACCCCGCTGCATCTGACGCCAGTTAAAGCGCAGAAGATCGGTGCATCAGAGTCGTGGCTACATGCGATGGATTCATTGGCAAAACTCGGTGAGGGTCAAATGATGCACCTGACCGAACAAGGGGATGATGCGTGGTTGATTCTGTTGGCATCGAATCCCGCATCACGGTTCGCGAATGATCAAAAACCAGTGTTGATGATGAGCTGTATTCACCGTATCAGTCGGGTGGAATTGGCACTGCCAAGTGAGATTCCTGATGCCAGAGCCAAAGTGACGATTCAGCGTGAAACGCAATACTGGCGTAGCGATGATGCAGGACTGTTACTCTCCTCAGGACGCGGCATGCCGGCGATTAGCCTGATGCGGATTATGGCCAACAAAGACAATACGGTGTTGCGTTCTAATTCAAAGGTGATTGATGGTCTGACTTTCGATACCTCGGGTTTGAGCGACGCACTCAAGCCATTAAGAACACGTTGTGATTGGTAA
- the tssA gene encoding type VI secretion system protein TssA — MELSEYRPCITTPIEGENPVGERLIDDSLFDFVEDQMMKVGSLSHASVQWDEVEHSVLKLLKEKSKDIKLLVYLLQCLHHQVTPARFNLSLFIWADFISLFWEESYPAPGPRGALPRRKFFGQIIQRFGIVIEKQDFNRFSGELMSDLEAALDSLNQAVETKGLVTEDFSELLNTVRSKMRLAEERQRAEQKAQKPKAQQQQETTTTSSPLSVDSSSDKAARQTLLKVSEFLAEQEQGIGLAIRLRRHAVWSGILSEPDHNSDGETMLRPMQQDRVKDYQDLMRSPDLSLWRKIEQSLTMAPYWFEGQMMSYQIAQALDKKDWCRAIREEAAYFLERLPKLKELKFKGGQPFVSEEVNTWLGEQEQATTQASVVGSWQEKRKEAFTLAKEAGIAVALSMINGGLEKAVEPRDKFYWRMMSADLLNEHGFSAMAEEQYQTLYRQAGSASVSEWEPSLMQRLEKYSTSE, encoded by the coding sequence ATGGAACTATCTGAATATCGCCCGTGCATTACCACACCGATTGAGGGAGAGAACCCAGTCGGTGAACGGTTGATTGACGATTCATTATTTGATTTTGTCGAAGATCAGATGATGAAAGTCGGTTCTCTTTCTCATGCCAGTGTGCAATGGGATGAAGTTGAGCACAGTGTTTTAAAACTACTCAAAGAAAAATCGAAAGATATCAAGCTGTTGGTATATCTCTTACAGTGTTTGCACCATCAAGTGACACCCGCTCGGTTTAATTTGTCTCTGTTTATCTGGGCTGATTTTATCTCGTTATTCTGGGAAGAGAGTTATCCGGCGCCAGGGCCGCGAGGCGCATTACCACGGCGTAAATTTTTTGGGCAAATCATTCAGCGCTTTGGCATTGTCATCGAAAAACAGGATTTCAACCGCTTCTCCGGTGAGCTAATGAGCGATCTCGAAGCCGCATTGGATAGTCTTAATCAGGCGGTGGAAACCAAAGGGCTAGTGACGGAAGATTTTTCCGAACTCTTAAATACCGTTCGCTCAAAGATGCGCTTGGCTGAAGAGCGTCAGCGTGCTGAACAGAAAGCGCAGAAACCGAAAGCACAGCAACAGCAGGAAACCACAACAACCAGCAGCCCCTTATCGGTTGACAGTTCCAGTGATAAGGCGGCCAGACAGACATTGTTGAAAGTGTCTGAGTTTCTTGCTGAACAGGAGCAAGGCATCGGACTTGCGATTCGCTTGCGGCGTCATGCGGTGTGGTCTGGCATTCTTTCAGAGCCGGATCATAATTCAGACGGCGAAACGATGCTGCGTCCGATGCAGCAAGATCGCGTCAAAGACTACCAAGATCTGATGCGTAGCCCTGACTTATCCTTATGGCGCAAGATTGAACAGAGTCTGACGATGGCCCCTTATTGGTTTGAAGGGCAGATGATGAGTTATCAAATCGCTCAGGCTTTGGATAAAAAAGATTGGTGTCGGGCCATTCGGGAAGAGGCGGCTTATTTTCTTGAGCGTTTACCCAAGTTAAAAGAACTGAAGTTTAAAGGCGGGCAACCGTTTGTTTCAGAAGAAGTAAATACATGGCTGGGAGAGCAGGAGCAGGCGACCACGCAGGCTTCGGTGGTCGGAAGCTGGCAGGAAAAACGTAAGGAAGCATTTACTTTGGCAAAAGAAGCCGGAATTGCTGTCGCTCTCTCCATGATTAATGGCGGCCTTGAAAAGGCGGTCGAACCCCGGGATAAATTTTATTGGCGGATGATGTCTGCTGATTTGCTCAATGAGCATGGTTTTTCAGCCATGGCCGAAGAGCAATATCAGACATTGTATCGTCAGGCGGGTTCAGCAAGTGTTTCAGAGTGGGAACCCTCACTCATGCAACGATTAGAGAAATATTCAACGTCAGAGTAA
- the icmH gene encoding type IVB secretion system protein IcmH/DotU — protein sequence MVQNTGEHIDNLLFDNVENINRDQDYWFQLRGDNPNVLIDAATPLFGLSLRVRSMTSCPNIEQIYHQTVEEIKAIEIELTEQGFDNAVLMAYRYILCTFLDEAVMGTEWGSSSIWASHSMLSRFHNETWGGEKVYTILARLEGEPQRYKLLLEFIYHCLILGFEGKYRVMENGHNERERVISHLYDMLAALEEKKIQPLNQANQHIVDAKYRLNRQLPVWSVFLGFFLLWSGIFLGYTWLLHEKSADVVNQLSQLLN from the coding sequence GTGGTGCAGAATACGGGTGAACACATTGACAATTTACTGTTTGATAATGTGGAAAATATCAACCGGGACCAAGACTATTGGTTCCAATTACGGGGGGATAACCCCAACGTCCTGATTGATGCAGCGACCCCGTTATTTGGTCTGTCACTCCGGGTTCGGAGCATGACCAGTTGTCCGAATATCGAACAGATCTATCATCAAACGGTTGAAGAGATCAAAGCGATTGAAATCGAACTGACTGAACAAGGTTTTGATAATGCCGTATTGATGGCTTATCGATACATCTTGTGCACGTTTCTCGATGAAGCCGTTATGGGCACTGAATGGGGCTCTTCCAGTATCTGGGCATCCCATTCAATGCTTTCTCGTTTTCATAATGAAACTTGGGGTGGAGAAAAGGTCTACACCATTCTTGCTCGTCTTGAAGGTGAACCGCAACGCTACAAGCTTCTGTTGGAGTTTATCTATCACTGTCTGATCCTTGGCTTCGAAGGCAAGTATCGCGTGATGGAAAATGGTCACAATGAGCGCGAAAGAGTGATCAGTCACTTGTACGATATGCTGGCCGCGCTTGAAGAGAAAAAGATTCAACCACTCAATCAAGCTAATCAACATATCGTCGATGCCAAGTACCGTCTGAATCGTCAACTGCCGGTTTGGTCTGTTTTTCTTGGATTCTTCCTGCTGTGGAGCGGGATCTTTCTGGGTTACACATGGTTATTGCACGAGAAATCGGCTGACGTTGTGAACCAGTTAAGTCAACTTCTTAATTAA
- a CDS encoding sigma-54 interaction domain-containing protein produces the protein MNRWLTYATDLVGIRKAQQLATLFIDTVSRELDLDTCLLLVPSADGRTLVPHRPDLDMVWSVSDFDCPFAHVLQSSKPMALSLESLVFWQSNRAFAQLTESVGMFDVVRIVPLPLHQDVVKTLLFLIGETEHLQQIFSDDDFCRYVDVFSQQWTLLTDIEREEQNQRDLRESLFDVERAREQQRLSDSLSQTLVGQSAPMIKLREQIVSAASSQLSVMIQGDTGTGKELVAQAVHDLSERAEQPFIAINCAAIPENLLESELFGYSKGAFSGAEADKQGLIAQANGGTLFLDEIGDMPLVLQAKLLRVLETRTFRPVGGKEELTSDFRLVSATHVNLLSQVRQKAFRQDLYYRLFQYPITVPCLTERIDDIALLSQHFVHLFNDSHGTQIRGLNYKAIDCLKQHNFNGNVRELKHLIEFGCAQTQDGHEVQVNSFIHRILPREEVNLFQVEEPESCTVIKDLKQAIQDFESKIIRERLRLFSGDRAKAAESLGIPKRTLAYKCQKLEIKAP, from the coding sequence ATGAACCGCTGGTTAACTTACGCGACCGATCTTGTCGGTATCAGAAAAGCACAGCAATTAGCGACGCTTTTTATCGATACGGTTTCACGTGAGTTGGATCTTGACACTTGCTTATTGCTGGTCCCCAGTGCTGATGGGCGGACATTAGTCCCTCATCGGCCTGATCTGGATATGGTGTGGTCGGTGAGCGATTTTGACTGTCCGTTCGCCCATGTTCTCCAGTCCTCAAAACCGATGGCATTGTCATTAGAGAGTTTGGTTTTTTGGCAATCGAATCGTGCATTTGCCCAGTTGACTGAATCCGTCGGTATGTTTGACGTTGTCCGCATTGTTCCGTTACCCCTCCATCAGGATGTCGTGAAGACCCTGCTATTCCTGATTGGTGAGACGGAACATCTTCAACAGATATTTTCTGATGATGATTTTTGCCGTTATGTGGATGTATTCAGCCAACAGTGGACGCTGTTAACCGATATTGAACGTGAAGAGCAGAATCAACGCGATCTCCGCGAATCACTGTTCGATGTTGAGCGAGCCCGTGAACAGCAACGTCTGAGTGACTCTTTGTCCCAGACGCTGGTGGGTCAGAGTGCACCGATGATCAAACTCAGAGAGCAGATTGTCAGTGCAGCCAGTTCTCAGTTATCGGTGATGATTCAGGGCGATACGGGAACAGGGAAAGAGCTGGTCGCTCAGGCGGTGCATGACTTGTCTGAACGGGCCGAGCAACCCTTCATTGCGATTAACTGTGCCGCAATTCCGGAAAACTTACTTGAGAGTGAGTTGTTCGGGTATAGCAAAGGCGCTTTCTCAGGGGCCGAAGCCGATAAACAGGGACTGATCGCACAGGCCAATGGCGGCACGCTCTTTCTTGATGAAATCGGTGATATGCCTTTGGTCCTGCAAGCCAAGTTGTTGCGAGTGCTTGAAACACGAACATTTCGTCCGGTTGGTGGTAAAGAAGAACTGACTTCCGATTTTCGGCTGGTTTCAGCCACGCACGTCAATCTATTGAGTCAAGTTCGTCAAAAAGCATTTCGTCAAGATCTCTATTACCGACTGTTTCAATATCCGATTACCGTGCCATGTTTGACCGAGCGAATCGATGATATTGCGTTATTGAGTCAGCATTTTGTTCATCTATTTAATGACTCGCACGGCACCCAGATCCGTGGGTTGAATTACAAAGCGATTGATTGTCTGAAACAGCACAACTTCAACGGCAATGTGCGTGAACTCAAGCATTTAATCGAGTTTGGATGTGCACAGACACAAGACGGTCACGAAGTTCAGGTGAATAGTTTTATTCATCGGATTCTGCCTCGGGAAGAGGTCAATCTGTTTCAGGTTGAAGAGCCTGAGTCGTGTACTGTGATTAAAGATCTCAAACAGGCGATCCAGGATTTTGAATCAAAAATTATCAGAGAACGTCTGCGATTGTTTTCCGGTGACCGAGCCAAAGCGGCAGAAAGCTTAGGCATTCCCAAACGGACACTGGCTTACAAATGTCAGAAACTGGAGATTAAAGCGCCATGA
- the tssH gene encoding type VI secretion system ATPase TssH, producing MIRIELPTLISKLNQQSKLALEQAASLCIERQHPEVTLEHYLDVLLDNPLSDIRVILKQANIDFENVRQAIASSYTREHALDTYPAFSPLLVELLQEAWLLSTTELDQHELRSGAIFLAALTRVDRYLPVRLIALLESINRETLKKNFAAVVADSSETAVDKTTEKSNAKSPLTEASTPLQKYCSNVSEQARRGELDPVLCREDEINLMIDILCRRRKNNPIVVGDAGVGKSAMIEGLALRIVAGNVPDQLKNVDIMALDLGLLQAGASVKGEFEKRLKGVIDAIKTSPTPIILFIDEAHTLIGAGNQEGGADAANLLKPALARGELSTVAATTWKEYKKYFEKDPALTRRFQLVKLEEPSIGQAVDILRGLNSVYEKAHHVLITDEALKAAAELSARYISGRQLPDKAIDVLDTACARIAIHLTTPPKRLAQLETNCYQRQLEIDMLERAQFLGSENDVKRLDELRAQEAQDEAEKLTLLESWESQKTLVESIIELRSQLIALSLQHAEAEAQPAEATSFEVLDELVEGQEASAEQSPQEVMEALKCELQEKYAALEAIPHRERLIYPQVDSDQIAEVIADWTGVPVDQMNTDELHKITHLTSILGETIKGQDTAIERVHRHLLTARADLRRPGRPKGAFLLVGPSGVGKTETVIQLAEQLYGGQQFLTTINMSEYQEKHTVSRLIGSPPGYVGYGEGGVLTEAIRKMPYSVVLLDEVEKAHPEVLNIFYQAFDKGELADGEGRVIDCKNIVFFLTSNLGYQTIVDYADEPKIIADRLYPELADFFKPALLARMEVIPYLPLKKEVLAEIVQAKLTRLEKIFQERYAAEVEIADSLIEEILTRATRSENGARMLEAIIEGQLLPPVSLALLNKLAQRESINRVYLAAVDGEFIGEVE from the coding sequence GTGATCCGAATTGAATTACCCACTCTTATTTCAAAGTTAAACCAACAAAGTAAGCTGGCGCTTGAGCAGGCGGCTTCTTTATGTATTGAACGTCAACATCCTGAAGTGACGTTAGAACACTATCTCGATGTTCTGCTGGACAACCCGCTGTCAGATATCCGTGTCATCCTCAAGCAGGCCAATATCGATTTTGAAAATGTCAGACAAGCTATTGCCAGCTCGTATACGCGTGAACATGCACTGGACACTTATCCTGCTTTTTCGCCATTACTGGTTGAGTTGTTGCAGGAAGCCTGGTTATTGTCCACCACCGAACTGGATCAACATGAATTACGCTCCGGTGCGATTTTTCTGGCGGCACTGACCCGGGTTGATCGCTATCTGCCCGTACGACTCATCGCCCTGTTAGAAAGTATTAACCGGGAAACGCTGAAGAAAAACTTCGCGGCTGTTGTTGCCGATTCCTCTGAAACGGCCGTTGATAAAACGACAGAAAAAAGTAATGCGAAATCGCCTCTGACAGAAGCAAGCACACCATTACAGAAATACTGTTCGAATGTCAGTGAGCAGGCCCGTCGGGGTGAACTGGATCCGGTCTTGTGCCGTGAAGATGAAATCAATCTGATGATTGATATCCTGTGTCGTCGCCGCAAGAACAACCCGATTGTCGTCGGTGATGCCGGGGTCGGTAAAAGTGCCATGATTGAAGGCCTTGCACTACGAATCGTTGCTGGCAATGTGCCTGACCAACTGAAAAATGTCGATATCATGGCGCTCGATTTAGGTCTGCTTCAGGCCGGTGCGTCAGTCAAAGGTGAGTTCGAGAAACGCCTTAAAGGTGTGATTGATGCGATTAAAACGTCACCAACACCAATTATTCTGTTTATCGATGAAGCGCATACCTTGATCGGTGCCGGTAATCAGGAAGGCGGCGCCGATGCGGCCAACTTGCTCAAACCAGCACTTGCCCGTGGTGAACTGAGTACCGTTGCTGCGACGACTTGGAAAGAGTACAAAAAATATTTTGAAAAAGATCCGGCGCTGACCCGTCGTTTCCAACTGGTGAAATTGGAAGAGCCAAGCATCGGTCAGGCGGTTGATATCCTGCGTGGTCTCAATAGTGTGTATGAAAAAGCCCACCATGTGTTGATCACCGATGAAGCATTGAAAGCGGCGGCTGAACTATCGGCTCGCTATATTTCAGGACGCCAACTGCCGGATAAAGCCATTGATGTTTTAGATACCGCTTGTGCCAGAATTGCGATCCACCTGACCACGCCACCGAAGCGCCTTGCTCAGTTGGAAACCAATTGCTATCAGCGTCAGCTAGAAATCGACATGCTCGAAAGAGCACAGTTCCTCGGCAGTGAAAATGATGTTAAACGTCTGGATGAGCTGCGCGCTCAGGAAGCGCAAGACGAAGCGGAAAAATTAACACTGCTTGAGAGCTGGGAAAGTCAAAAAACACTGGTTGAGTCCATTATTGAACTTCGCTCCCAGCTGATTGCGCTTTCGTTGCAACATGCTGAGGCCGAGGCACAACCGGCTGAAGCCACTTCATTTGAAGTCTTGGATGAGCTGGTTGAAGGACAGGAAGCATCCGCAGAGCAATCGCCACAAGAGGTGATGGAAGCGCTGAAGTGTGAACTGCAAGAGAAGTATGCCGCGCTTGAAGCGATTCCGCATCGTGAGCGTCTGATTTATCCGCAAGTCGATTCAGACCAGATCGCAGAAGTCATTGCAGACTGGACGGGCGTGCCTGTCGATCAGATGAATACCGACGAATTGCACAAAATTACCCATCTGACATCTATTTTAGGGGAAACCATCAAAGGTCAGGATACGGCTATCGAACGGGTTCACCGTCATTTATTGACAGCCCGTGCCGACTTACGTCGTCCCGGCCGTCCAAAAGGGGCTTTCCTGTTGGTGGGACCAAGTGGTGTCGGTAAAACCGAAACGGTGATTCAGTTAGCTGAACAACTTTACGGTGGACAACAATTCCTGACCACTATCAACATGTCTGAATACCAAGAGAAACATACCGTTTCACGTTTGATCGGTTCGCCTCCGGGTTATGTCGGTTACGGTGAAGGGGGAGTATTGACGGAAGCGATCCGCAAAATGCCTTATTCAGTGGTCCTGCTGGATGAAGTTGAAAAAGCGCATCCTGAAGTGCTGAATATTTTCTATCAGGCGTTTGATAAAGGTGAGCTTGCCGATGGTGAAGGTCGAGTCATCGACTGTAAGAACATCGTGTTCTTCCTGACATCGAATCTCGGTTATCAGACCATTGTTGATTATGCTGACGAACCGAAAATCATTGCAGACCGGTTATATCCTGAACTGGCTGACTTCTTTAAACCAGCACTGCTGGCCCGGATGGAAGTGATTCCTTACTTACCGCTCAAGAAAGAAGTCTTGGCTGAAATTGTTCAGGCGAAACTGACTCGTTTGGAAAAAATCTTCCAAGAGCGTTACGCCGCAGAAGTCGAGATTGCCGATTCATTGATTGAAGAAATCCTGACCCGGGCGACCCGTTCTGAAAATGGTGCGCGGATGCTGGAAGCTATTATCGAAGGACAATTGTTACCACCGGTCTCGCTGGCACTATTGAACAAGCTTGCGCAGCGTGAATCGATTAACCGGGTCTATCTGGCTGCGGTTGATGGTGAATTCATCGGTGAGGTTGAATAA